In candidate division WOR-3 bacterium, the DNA window TTGGTCGCCTCTTCGGAGTTGAGGAGGCGACTATTCTTCAAGATGGCATAAGAACGGAAGATTTTATCTTCCAGCGCTGCGCGGAAATTCTTTAATAAAAATTCCCGCGCCTTCATCTCGTAATCTAAGATCTGCTCCCCAATCTTTGTCACCTTCTCTAAGATCTCTTCTTCAGAGAGACCGAGGGTAATCTGATTGGAGATTTGGAAAAGATTGCCCTTGGTCTCCGTACCTTCCCCATAAATCCCGCGGACGGTGAAACCGAGTTCTAAGAGGCTGCGCAAGACCTTTTCCATCTCCTTGGTGATCACTAATCCCGGGAGGTGGATAAAGAAGGAAGCCCTCATTCCGGTTCCGACATTGGTGGGGCAGGCGGTTAAAAAGCCAAGTTCCGGAGAGAAGGCGAAGGGAATAACTTCGGCTAAGAGGTTATCCAATTTTTCTATCTTCTGGTAGGCGGTGTATAAATCCATTCCCGAGGTTAGGGATTGTAACCGGAGGTGATCTTCTTCGTTGACCAGAATACTTTCCGTCTCGTCACTCTTCACATAGATTCCCCTCTCCAGGCGGGAGTGAGCAAAATCGGAGGGGATGAGATGGCGTTCTTTGAGGAAGTTCAATTTTAAGGGGGAGAGTTCCTTTTCCCTTAGGAAATGACCTTCTTTGAGGAGGCCCTTCTTCTCAAGCGCCTCCTTCACCATCTCTAATACCTTCTCTTTTTCCCGCTTTTCCGCCCGGGTGAGGAATGGTATCCCTTTAATATTCCTTGCCAGGCGGATGCGGGAAGAGATGACTATCTCCGATCTTGGTCCTTCGGGTAAAAGCCATTTCCCAATCGGATTACCTTCGGGAATTATCTCTTTACTCATCTTTCGTTTCGTAGCGCTTTAAGGCATCACGAATGTTAGCGGCTCTTTCGTAATCTTCTTGGGCAATCGCCTCTTTCAGTTCCTGGCGGAGTTTTTCAATGAGGAAGCGGTTTTTAATTTCCTTTCTCTCCTTCGGCTTTTTTCCGATATGGCGGGTGCTGTGGTGGAGTTCTTGGATGATGGGGAGGAGTTTCTCCTTGAAGGCGGTATAGCATTCTTCGCAACCCAACTTTCCTAAGGACTTAAAATTGGCAAAGGTCATTTGGCATTTCGGGCAGACGAGTCGGGTATCCTCCTCTATGATCTTCTTCTTCAATTCCGCCAGAATCTGGAGGAGGGTTTTCAATTCCTTCGGACTGATAATCCCTTTTGCCTGGGCACACTTCTCGCAGAGGTTCAGTTCCACCATTTGGCCATGCTCATCAATACGGCTTACCTTATGAACCGCAGGCCTTTTCTGACAGAGATCACACTTTTTCATTAAAAAGCCTCCCGTCTCTTAAATAATAAACGGTATCCACAATCTCTTTCACCCGCTCGTTATGGCTCACCAGAAGCATCGTGGTCTTCTTCTTTTGGTTCAATTGCTTAAGAAGGGATAGGAGGTTTTCACTACTTTCCTGGTCAAGATTGCCGGTAGGCTCATCTAAAAAGAGGCAGAGGGGTTCGGTGATTAAAGCCCGAGCGAGTGCCACCTTCTGCTTTTCGCCCCCGGAGAGTTCTTCTGGTTTATGGTGCATCCTTTCGGCAATTCCCACTTCGGAAAGGATACGCGCCGCCTTCTCTTTTATTTCGGGGATTTTACCGTTTTTGATGAGGAGGGGGAGCATCACATTCTCTAAGGCGGTGAATTCCGGTAAAAGGTAATGGAATTGGAAGAGGAAGCCGATTTTCTGGTTGCGGAAGAGGAAAAGTTCCTCTTCGGAAAGGGTGGAGATTTTTTGCCCGGCAAAGAGGACCTCACCGGCGGTCGGTCGGTCAAGACCGGAAAGGATATAAAGGAGGGTTGATTTTCCCGAACCCGAAGGTCCGAAGATCCCCACTATCGCCCCCTCCGGAATGGAGAGGTTGATCCCTTTAATCACCTCCAAAGCCCCCGATCTTAGAGGAAAGGATTTCTTAATACCTATCCCTTCAATCAGCGTTCTATTCATACCTCAATGCCTCGGTGGGGATGAGTTTTGCTGCCTTCCTTGCGGGGTAGATTGTCGCTAGGATGGCAATTGCTAAGGAGAGGCAGAAGGTGATAAGGAAGTCGGAGGTTTGGAGGAGGGTGGGGAGGCGCTTTATGAAATAGACATCACCCGGCAGGCGAATGAATTGGTAGCGGGAGAGAAGGAAGGAGACGATAAATCCCAAAATCACTCCCAAGGTTGAGCCAATCGTACCTAAGAGGGAACCAAAAAGAATAAAGGTCTTTGTGATGCGGGAGGTTTTAACCCCCATCGCCTTTAAGATACCGATCTCCTTTGTCTTCCGGATGACCATCAGGGTTAAGATGGCGATGATATTAAAACCGGCGACGAGGACGATTAAGGTGAGAACGATAAAGGTGACAATCTTTTCCAAGCGGAGGGCGGTAAAGAGGTTTTTATTGAGGGTTATCCAGTCAAGAGATTGGAAACCAGAACCTAAATTGGCTTTAATCTTTTCTCCGATTGACCTTGCCTTATAGATATCCCCAACCTTCACTTCAATCCCAGAGACCTGGTCTTTGAGGTTTAAGAACTCCTGCATATCATCAAGGGAGAGGTAAACGAAGGAGGCATTGTAGTCATACATCCCGCAGTCAAAGATGCCATTCACCTTATACTCGCGGGCGACCGGTAATTCTCCCAATGGGGTTTTGATGCGGTGGGTAGGGGAGACCAAAGTCAATTTATCACCAACCTTCACCCCGAGGTTATTGGCTAACTCAATCCCCAGGACCACGCCATTTTCTGAAAAGTCAAAATGGCCACTGACGATTGACTTATCAATTTCGGTAATTTTTCTTTCCGCCTCGGGCAAAATCCCTCTTAGGACTACCCCATCCGAGGCGGCATTTGATTTGATTAATGTCTTGGCATAAAGAAAAGGGGCGGTATGTAAAACCTCGGGGAGGGTTTTAATCTTTTCTTCAATTTCCGAGAAGTTTGTCATTGGTTCGTAGCGGTAGCGGGTGATGACGATGTGGGGGGTGGCACCAAGGATTCTTTTCTTTAACTCCTGATGGAAACCGTTGATTACCGAGAGGACGACGGTAATTGCTGCGACCCCGACCGCAATCCCCAGGATGGCGATTAGAGATACCCCCTTTTTTGCTTTGAGGTAGCGTCGGGCGAGAAATAGTTCTAACATCTCTCTTTCTCCCGCAATTGGGGGAAGGGGATTACATCCCGAATGGTGGCGGAGGTGGTAAAAAGCATTACGATCCGGTCAATCCCTAAACCCAAACCCGCGGTGGGCGGCATTCCGTATTCTAAGGCGGAGAGGAAATCCTCATCTAAGACGCAATACTCTTCTTTTTGGGCGATAAGTTCTAAGAAACGTTCCCTTTCCCGGATTGGGTCATTCTCTTCGGAGAAGGCATTGCCCAGTTCCATACCGCAGACGATTGGTTCAAAGCGCTCCACCAAATCCGGATTTTCCCGATGGACCTTTGCCAGAGGGGTGGTAATTCTTGGATGGTCATAAACAAAGGTTGGTTGGATCAGTTCCGGTTGGACGAGAGAGGAGAAGAGTTTATCTAAGAGTTTGGCTTTGGTTGGTCTCTCGCCAACTTCCAAGCCTAAATCCTTAGCGCATTTTATCAATTCGCCCAGGGAGAGGGAAAGAGGGTCTTTGCCTAATTTTTTTGCCAGGGCGGGGATAAAAGGGATTCTCTGAAAAGGAGGGAGGAAATCAATCGCCATCTCTTTTACCGCGGAGAGAATCTCCTCTAAGAGATTTGGGGAAAGTTTCTCCCCTTTCTTTGCCACCAAGGAAGAGATCCCTTCTTCTTTCTTCTTGGTTAGGAGTTTAGCTACCTCCCAGGCGAAGTTGAAATAATCTTCCCTCTCCTCTCCCTTCACCCCTTGGGATTGGAGAATTGACTCAATCTTCTTTTCCGATGGGTAATAAATTTTATAACCTCCGGTCAGTTCTTTTGCTAAGTAGCGAAAGAGTTCTTCAGTCATCACCATAAAGTCCTTATAATCCTTATAAGCCTCATAGATTTCCACTTGCGTGAATTCGGGACTATGGAAGCGGTCAATTCCTTCGTTGCGGAAGTCCTTGCCAATCTCAAATACCTTTTCTAAACCACCAATAATTAGCCTTTTGAGGTAGAGTTCATCGGAAATTCGTAAAAACATCTCCTGTTCTAAGGCGGAGTAATAGGTCTTAAAGGGTTGGGCGAAGGCACCACCATAGATTGGTTGGAGGATGGGAGTCTCCACTTCCACAAAACCTTTCTCTAAGAGGAAGTTCCGGATGAGATTTATGATCTCCATCCTCTTGATGATAATTTCTTTCGCTTCCGGATTGGTGATGAGGTCTAAATAGCGGAGCCGGTAGCGTTTCTCAATATCTTTTAAGCCGTGCCACTTTTCCGGTAAAGGACGGAGGGATTTGGCTAATAGGGAAAGGTCTTTTACCAGAACGGTAATCTCCCCGGTCTTGGTCTTGAAGACCTCACCGCTGACACCGATAAAGTCTCCCAGGTCTAAGAGGGAAAGGATTTCGTATCTCTCTTTCAGCACATCCTGGCGGAAATAAATTTGGATATCTCCGCTGCCATCGCGGATGTGACAGAAAGAGGTCTTGCCGTGGTCGCGGCGGGTCATTATCCGTCCCGCAACTTTAACCTCGTCCCTTCCTGCCAATTGCTCAAAATTTTCTTTAATCTGCTGAGTGGTATGGGTGCGGGTGTAGGCATAGGGAAAGGGGTTAAGATTCATACCCCGAATCTTCGCCAATTTCTCGTAGCGGGCACTCTCTTCTGTCATAATATTCTATTAATATACCCCAAGGTTTTCGGTTGTCAATTCCTGATTAAGCCTTGATTATTTCCTTACTTATAAAAATAGACCTCCCCTTTTTAGAAATAGATTTCCCTATTTATTCTATTTCTAACCCAGAGAAGGGATTAGATTCTACCGTTAGAAGAGGACGAGTTTCTTCACTGCCTTGTATCCGCCAGAAGAGAAGTGTAAGAAGTAGACTCCCCTTCTCAGTTTCTCTCCGGAGAAGGTAAAGGAATATATTCCTGGTTTCATTTTGGAAAAGGAGAGATTTCTTACCAGTTCTCCACAGGTATTGTAGATTGAGATTAAAACATCACCTTCCCTTGATAAGGAATAAGAGATTAGGGTATTCTTAGAGAAAGGGTTTGGTCTTATCGGGAAAAGTTCGGTCTTTAAGGGAAGTTTTTGGGTAGAGATTTCTTTCATGCCAACGAGGGCGGTATCAATCACCCAGAAACCAATCTGAGCAACTTGATTGGTGCTTTGGATAATGCCGACTGCGGTCTGGGAGATTGAGACCTGGGCAGAGAGGTTACCGATACTGATCCTTGTGCCACCAGAACTTACCAAGTTCCAATCGCATTCGTATTGGGCATAAATTAAGGAAAAGATGCAGAATGAGATAATTGCTAACCTATTCACCTTTCCTCCTTCTTTCAATCCCCTTTTCTATCTCTTCGGGTCTCCTTTTCATATCTTCGTATCTCTTTCTCCCTTCTGTGGTTCGGAAATCAATGCCACTTGCCTTTCCTTCCCGCTCTAGTTGCTCCATACAGCCAACAAGGAAGTCATCATCAAGCATCCTTCCTTTAAGTTCACCGGTCTTTGGTTGCTCAACGGGCATTAACCTTCTTATTGCCTCGGCTGAGACATCCTGCCGTTCACCGGTTACAAGCCAGTAGACTTTTGTTCCCGGCTTACCGCCAATGACAAAAGTATTGCCTTTAATATCTTCGGCAACATAGACATCAGAAGAGCCAACACCGGTCAACTGGATGTGTGGATTTCGGTTCAGGGCGGAGAAGTAATCAGGCAGTCTCACCTCCGCTTTGCCTGAGGCATCAAGGACAACACTGCCCCGATAGATATTGAGCATCTCCGGTCCTTCAATGAAGTAGTGGTTTAAAATCTTATTGTATGGGTCAAGGGGATGGTCAATGGTAAAACTTCCACCGGCTTTGGAAAGTGTGCCGCAGCGAAGTTGATTGGAGGCGGTTGCGGCCTGGCCATTAAAGGCAGCGGAGTTACTATAAGTGGTTAGCACAACTGAGCGATTGCCGGTAGCAAAACTATAGAAGGCCAGAGCGGTATCTGCATAACCACCCGGCACTGTGGCGTAGGCATCTGCTAAGTTATTACTACCACCACCAATTGAAGCACAGGCGTTGGCGGCGCTATTTTCCAAACCTCCAGCAACAGTAGAACCACTAAGACTTGTGGAGTTTCGGTATCCACCACCGATCGTACTAAGATTCCCTACTGTTTTATTACCCGAACCACCGCCAATTGTTGAGTATTCACCCATTGCGGTATCACCAAAGCCCCCAGAGACTGTAGCAAAGTTATAAGCCAAATTTCCACTCCCGCCACCGATAACAGCGTAGTAGCCACTTATCCGGTTACTGCGTCCGCCACCGATGAAAGAGAATTTGTTATTCACAGAATTCCCCCATCCACCAACAATCACTGCAAAAGAATCGTTTGCATCATCCCCAGCAGAATTTTGCCGACCGGAAAAAACTCCGGAAAAATTACCTATCGCTGAATCTCTGTAGCCACCACCGACCGTAGAATGAATACCGGAGGCGGTGTTAAGAAGACCGCCTCCAACTGTGGAGTAATTGCCACTTATGGAGTTGTAATAACCACCACCAATCGTGGAATAGATGGCAGATATTCTATTTTCTTCACCACCACCAATCGTGGAATGATGAGAAGCAGCCGCTATGGTATTTGACCCTCCTCCGCCAATAAAACCATAAGCGGAATTTACGGTATCTTGATAGCCACCGCCAATTGTAGCATATTCACCATTGGCGATATTGAGATAGCCACCAGAGACGGTAGCGGAAAAATCGCTTGCCACATTTGCCACACCGCCACCAATCGTTGATGCTTCACCACTTGCTTTATTAGAAGAACCACCGGCGATTGTCGCGAAGGCGCCGCTTCCCATATTCCGATAACCCCCGGCAACCGTACAATAAGAATAGTGCTGACCATTGGTCCCAGTGGTGCAAGCAAAACCAAGGTTTGTATGGGTATAGCGGTAAGAGCCGTAAAGCATATTGTTAGAGCCACCCCGGGCAATACCCAATTGCCTTATTGTATAAAGGACCGAATCTGGTGTTCCCCGCACCCAGGCATTATCACCACCAACTTCATCATTTCCTGGTGCCCAAGTTGTTCCGTTCCATTTTAAGACCTGACCCGTAGAAGCGCCCATCTGATTTAAGTAATTTGTACTATCCGACCTTCTTGCAATATAAGAATAGGCGGAACTTGTAATTCTGACTCTTGGCGTCATTGCCGGATTGGGATTGACCTGCATCTCTAAATATAAGTTGCCATCAAGGGGTAAAGAAGGAATTGGGTTGACACTTCCCAAAAGGGTATGGAAGAGACCGGCTCGGGTTTGAATTATTTGGGTTTCATTCCAGAAAGCAGTTCCCCCCGAAGGGACATTAAATAGGCGAAAGGTTACCGAATAGGAAGAATCCCGAACGGGATTACCTATATTATCGGTAATTTTACCTTGATAGTTTAAGAGAAGGGGAATAGAGATTTGGTCGGTCTCAGGGAGTTGGGTATTTATCGGTTTTTCGTTCGGAAGAATAATATCTTTTGAACCAAAGGCAAGAAGAGATAAAAATAGGGGGAGATACTTAAACATAGACACCTCCGTATTTTCATAACTATTATATAAAGAGAAATTCCTTTTGTCAATAGTGAATTTCACTTTCCGAGCGCAGGGAAATTAAAAAGAGTCGGGAAGGACTACGATTTCGGGTAATAAGGACTGGGTTGATTTAGGTGGGATGAATTGGTGGAGAGAGTAAATGGGTTACCCGAACTCGTAGTAAGCCAAGGTTTTTGGATGACCTTCCCGACTCTCTAAAATAGTAAATGCCTTGCACCATTTAATCTTGAATTGTAAAAGATTTAAAAAATTTGTCAAGGCAATTTCTCCCAACCATTCTATCCTCCTTACGAGACCTTTAACGGAAGAGGAAAGGAGACGAGCAACCGGTCTCTAAATTAGAGAGAAGAAGAAACCTTTCTTCCCAGAAGGCATTGGGGAGGAAACTATGAGAGGAATCGGGGAAGGGATTAGGAGGATAAGCCCTGGGGAAAGTAGGGGAAAAAGTAAGGAAAAAAATGCCCCTTCTTACCCCCTAGGGATGCCGTAGGGGGAACTGACCCCTATCTTTTAAGTAAAATGGATTTAAGTTATTGAAAATGAAAGAGATAAGGCAATTTTTCGCTTAATAAAAAGTTATCTCATCAGATAATTTTTTTATTGCGGAAAGGTTTATTTTTATGCCCTTGTGAGATTGGCTGTTATAAAAGGGATATTGACACTGCCCACTATTTTGGTAGAATAGGTAATGCGGATATTGGTTGTCTTCTATTCCCGAACCGGAAACACAAGGAAGGTGGCAGAAGCGATCGCTAACCAATTGGGATGTGAGATGGAAGAGATTTTTGATACGAAAAAGCGGGAAGGTTTTTTGGGCTATCTGGTTTCCGGTTGGGATGCGGCTCGGGAAAAATTGACTGTCCTGAAAGAGATAAAGAAAGACCCAAAAGAATACGATTTGGTGATAATCGGCACACCGGTCTGGTTTTTCAATATCGCCACCCCAATCCGGACCTATATCGTGCAGAATAAAGACCGACTGAAAGATGTCGCCTTTTTTGTCACTTATGGCGGTTCCGGAGGCAAAGGGGTTTTGGAGAAGATGGCGCAACTTTCTGGGAAAAGACCGGTTGCCCTCCTCTCCCTAAGGGAGAAAGAGGTTCTCACCGGAGAGTTCCTTCCCAAAATAGAAAACTTCGTAGCGGGGCTGAAAGGATAAAAGATTATCGCTGATGAAGATTTTTCGGTGGCGGATGATCTTCCCTTTTCTTTTGATTATTTTCTTTCTTCTTTCTCTCCTCTTCTCCTTAAAGAAAAGTAAAACAGCCAAGAAGAATTTTAATCTGGTGGTTGATTCCTTAAACCGGGAGATAATCTTTTCCGGTTTTTTGCAGAAGGATACGGGCTGGGTGCAACATCTGATTTATCTTGAAGGTTATAAGTGGCTAAAGAATAATTCGGCGATCGTTTCTTCTTTAAGACTCAAAGATTTTCAAGTTGCCTTTGCCAGCCTTGATTTCTATCTCTGGGATTCGCTCTGGCAGAGAACAGGGGGGAGGAAGGTTGACTTATTCATTGAAGATATCCCAGCGGAGAGTTTGGTGCTTACCGATGATAAATTAAATCTCGGAGATTT includes these proteins:
- a CDS encoding protein arginine kinase, which translates into the protein MSKEIIPEGNPIGKWLLPEGPRSEIVISSRIRLARNIKGIPFLTRAEKREKEKVLEMVKEALEKKGLLKEGHFLREKELSPLKLNFLKERHLIPSDFAHSRLERGIYVKSDETESILVNEEDHLRLQSLTSGMDLYTAYQKIEKLDNLLAEVIPFAFSPELGFLTACPTNVGTGMRASFFIHLPGLVITKEMEKVLRSLLELGFTVRGIYGEGTETKGNLFQISNQITLGLSEEEILEKVTKIGEQILDYEMKAREFLLKNFRAALEDKIFRSYAILKNSRLLNSEEATNLLLLVRLGINLNLIKDVDLKKINTLLILTRPANLQIYYNQEMDEKERDEKRAALVRLYLGNGQ
- a CDS encoding UvrB/UvrC motif-containing protein, translated to MKKCDLCQKRPAVHKVSRIDEHGQMVELNLCEKCAQAKGIISPKELKTLLQILAELKKKIIEEDTRLVCPKCQMTFANFKSLGKLGCEECYTAFKEKLLPIIQELHHSTRHIGKKPKERKEIKNRFLIEKLRQELKEAIAQEDYERAANIRDALKRYETKDE
- a CDS encoding ABC transporter ATP-binding protein codes for the protein MNRTLIEGIGIKKSFPLRSGALEVIKGINLSIPEGAIVGIFGPSGSGKSTLLYILSGLDRPTAGEVLFAGQKISTLSEEELFLFRNQKIGFLFQFHYLLPEFTALENVMLPLLIKNGKIPEIKEKAARILSEVGIAERMHHKPEELSGGEKQKVALARALITEPLCLFLDEPTGNLDQESSENLLSLLKQLNQKKKTTMLLVSHNERVKEIVDTVYYLRDGRLFNEKV
- a CDS encoding ABC transporter permease — its product is MLELFLARRYLKAKKGVSLIAILGIAVGVAAITVVLSVINGFHQELKKRILGATPHIVITRYRYEPMTNFSEIEEKIKTLPEVLHTAPFLYAKTLIKSNAASDGVVLRGILPEAERKITEIDKSIVSGHFDFSENGVVLGIELANNLGVKVGDKLTLVSPTHRIKTPLGELPVAREYKVNGIFDCGMYDYNASFVYLSLDDMQEFLNLKDQVSGIEVKVGDIYKARSIGEKIKANLGSGFQSLDWITLNKNLFTALRLEKIVTFIVLTLIVLVAGFNIIAILTLMVIRKTKEIGILKAMGVKTSRITKTFILFGSLLGTIGSTLGVILGFIVSFLLSRYQFIRLPGDVYFIKRLPTLLQTSDFLITFCLSLAIAILATIYPARKAAKLIPTEALRYE
- the lysS gene encoding lysine--tRNA ligase; translated protein: MTEESARYEKLAKIRGMNLNPFPYAYTRTHTTQQIKENFEQLAGRDEVKVAGRIMTRRDHGKTSFCHIRDGSGDIQIYFRQDVLKERYEILSLLDLGDFIGVSGEVFKTKTGEITVLVKDLSLLAKSLRPLPEKWHGLKDIEKRYRLRYLDLITNPEAKEIIIKRMEIINLIRNFLLEKGFVEVETPILQPIYGGAFAQPFKTYYSALEQEMFLRISDELYLKRLIIGGLEKVFEIGKDFRNEGIDRFHSPEFTQVEIYEAYKDYKDFMVMTEELFRYLAKELTGGYKIYYPSEKKIESILQSQGVKGEEREDYFNFAWEVAKLLTKKKEEGISSLVAKKGEKLSPNLLEEILSAVKEMAIDFLPPFQRIPFIPALAKKLGKDPLSLSLGELIKCAKDLGLEVGERPTKAKLLDKLFSSLVQPELIQPTFVYDHPRITTPLAKVHRENPDLVERFEPIVCGMELGNAFSEENDPIRERERFLELIAQKEEYCVLDEDFLSALEYGMPPTAGLGLGIDRIVMLFTTSATIRDVIPFPQLREKERC
- a CDS encoding T9SS type A sorting domain-containing protein, translating into MNRLAIISFCIFSLIYAQYECDWNLVSSGGTRISIGNLSAQVSISQTAVGIIQSTNQVAQIGFWVIDTALVGMKEISTQKLPLKTELFPIRPNPFSKNTLISYSLSREGDVLISIYNTCGELVRNLSFSKMKPGIYSFTFSGEKLRRGVYFLHFSSGGYKAVKKLVLF
- a CDS encoding flavodoxin, whose protein sequence is MRILVVFYSRTGNTRKVAEAIANQLGCEMEEIFDTKKREGFLGYLVSGWDAAREKLTVLKEIKKDPKEYDLVIIGTPVWFFNIATPIRTYIVQNKDRLKDVAFFVTYGGSGGKGVLEKMAQLSGKRPVALLSLREKEVLTGEFLPKIENFVAGLKG